Proteins co-encoded in one Arachis hypogaea cultivar Tifrunner chromosome 11, arahy.Tifrunner.gnm2.J5K5, whole genome shotgun sequence genomic window:
- the LOC112723091 gene encoding late embryogenesis abundant protein Lea5: MARSLSQVNRLGALVAEASSSLIPLRRRGYAAVRDASNSIVEGKGGGGVCRDWAPDPVSGYYRPINHTPQIDPVELRHMFLNRKLTSDHTPGPHS, from the exons atgGCTCGCTCTCTCTCACAAGTAAACCGCCTTGGTGCTCTTGTTGCTGAAGCTTCCTCCTCCTTAATCCCTCTTCGTCG GCGGGGTTATGCGGCAGTGCGTGATGCTTCAAATTCCATTGTAGAAGGAAAGGGGGGAGGAGGTGTGTGCAGAGATTGGGCCCCAGATCCAGTAAGCGGTTACTACAGGCCCATCAATCACACTCCACAAATTGACCCGGTGGAGCTCCGACACATGTTCCTCAACCGCAAACTCACATCAGACCACACCCCGGGCCCACACTCATAA
- the LOC112723092 gene encoding uncharacterized protein encodes MAEIKGGADDDMADGMQCTDHPYRTNPGGICAFCLQDKLGKLLSSSFPLPIRPSSSSSTSSPSDNIPPSTSTSTSASAVPPPSLSLYPTSSANTTHSRRPRLPFLLVKKKKKKPSPSSSAAPSDAAILKRSKSTATPRRPRSLLDPDDLLIHDFTPRKRNHGFWSFLYHSSKSSKSFRDTISETSKPKENSKCCSGSSLMARRTDIVVVEEDNTPNSSHSTASFERKVSRSRSVGCGSRSFSGDFFERISTGFGDCTLRRVESHREGKHKQGSSSSSAGGGGAAMNNHHHHCMKERVRCGGLFSGFMMTSSSSSSSSSSYWVSSSADDNNNNNNGNNKASSSSTAAVATSLSHSHGRVRSWGWAFASPMRAFSAKPSSSKENQNRRDIIRDANHNDNHNKKNATPNLSAIPSLLTVRS; translated from the coding sequence ATGGCTGAAATCAAAGGAGGCGCCGACGACGACATGGCTGACGGTATGCAATGCACGGACCACCCTTACAGAACGAATCCCGGCGGAATCTGTGCCTTCTGCCTCCAAGACAAGCTCGGCAAGCTTCTCTCCTCTTCTTTCCCTCTCCCCATCCgcccttcttcctcttcctctaccTCCTCCCCTTCCGACAACATTCCtccctccacctccacctctacCTCCGCCTCCGCCGTACCTCCTCCCTCACTCTCTCTCTATCCTACTTCCTCCGCTAACACTACTCATTCTAGAAGGCCACGCCTTCCTTTTCTCTtggtcaagaagaagaagaagaagccctCTCCCAGCTCCTCCGCTGCACCCTCTGACGCCGCCATTCTCAAGCGCAGCAAGTCCACCGCCACACCGAGAAGACCACGCTCTCTCCTCGACCCTGATGACTTACTCATCCACGATTTCACTCCCAGGAAGAGGAATCACGGCTTCTGGTCCTTTCTCTACCATTCTTCCAAGTCCTCCAAGAGCTTCAGGGACACCATATCGGAAACTTCCAAGCCAAAGGAAAATAGCAAGTGCTGCTCCGGTTCTTCTCTCATGGCCAGAAGGACCGACATTGTTGTTGTGGAAGAAGATAACACTCCCAACAGTAGCCACTCCACCGCTTCCTTTGAGCGCAAGGTTTCCAGATCCAGATCTGTTGGCTGTGGTAGCAGGAGCTTCTCCGGCGACTTCTTCGAGAGAATCTCCACCGGTTTTGGTGACTGCACTCTCCGCCGAGTGGAGTCTCACCGTGAAGGCAAGCACAAGCAGGGGTCGTCTTCTTCTTCCGCTGGCGGCGGCGGCGCTGCCAtgaacaaccaccaccaccattgcATGAAGGAAAGAGTGAGGTGCGGAGGCCTATTCAGCGGGTTCATGATGACGTCATCTTCATCTtcgtcgtcttcttcctcttactgGGTCTCATCCTCTGCTGacgataacaataacaataataatgggaATAATAAAGCGTCCTCTTCTTCTACTGCTGCTGTTGCAACATCACTCTCACACTCCCATGGCAGAGTCAGGAGTTGGGGTTGGGCGTTTGCGAGTCCTATGAGAGCTTTCAGCGCCAAACCCTCTTCTTCCAAAGAGAATCAGAATCGGAGGGATATTATTAGAGATGCAAATCACAATGATAATCATAATAAGAAGAATGCCACGCCAAACTTGTCTGCTATACCTTCATTGCTCACTGTCAGAAGCTGA